One genomic window of Cellulophaga sp. Hel_I_12 includes the following:
- a CDS encoding RNA polymerase sigma factor: MELEVLVEKFRNKDEKAFEKLYAMYSDSICGVIFNVVKNTDIAQEICQDVFIKAWKNAHTYNATKGRFFTWMLNIARNAAIDEVRSKSHKNSKQNLSSDFFVDILEDKNDLNNQVDAIGIKSLLSHLKEKCIQIIELLYFQGYTQKEVAEELEIPVGTVKTRNRSCISQIRGNISI, encoded by the coding sequence ATGGAATTAGAAGTTTTAGTAGAAAAATTTCGGAACAAAGACGAAAAGGCTTTTGAAAAGCTCTACGCTATGTATTCGGATAGCATTTGTGGCGTTATTTTTAATGTTGTAAAAAATACGGATATTGCTCAAGAAATTTGTCAAGATGTTTTTATAAAAGCATGGAAAAACGCCCATACCTATAACGCTACGAAAGGGCGTTTTTTTACTTGGATGTTAAATATAGCTCGAAATGCAGCCATCGACGAGGTACGCTCAAAATCTCATAAAAATAGCAAACAAAACCTATCCTCTGATTTTTTCGTAGATATACTTGAAGACAAAAATGATCTCAACAATCAAGTGGATGCCATTGGAATAAAAAGTTTATTATCACATCTGAAAGAAAAATGTATTCAGATCATAGAACTCTTATATTTTCAAGGGTATACACAAAAAGAAGTAGCAGAAGAATTAGAAATACCTGTGGGAACAGTTAAAACTAGAAACAGAAGTTGTATTTCACAAATTAGGGGCAATATTTCGATATAG
- a CDS encoding anti-sigma factor domain-containing protein, translated as MDIDKYIASGILELYIAGTLTEDENLDVLSYARKHPEIQAEIEAIEASIVALTKAATPTQTSKYSYTTLYDKIKTTSESEVKVIPLPKEKLNWSSYLGWAASVLLVAALAWMYTQNNALKNELQSSSQATVSLEKQIEEAKSSLVKSEELLSTIRNKDIQVIALGGQAVDPNSYAKAYWNKKEQQVFIDAQGLPDPPDGMVYQVWSLKLDPLTPTSMGLLENFITDDNRVFALANPNESEAFGITLEPAGGSESPNLEQLYTLGAV; from the coding sequence ATGGATATAGATAAGTACATAGCATCAGGTATTTTAGAGCTTTATATAGCAGGTACACTAACGGAAGATGAAAATTTAGACGTTCTTAGTTATGCCCGAAAGCACCCTGAAATTCAAGCAGAAATTGAAGCCATTGAGGCCTCTATTGTTGCATTGACAAAAGCTGCCACACCAACACAAACCTCAAAATATAGCTACACTACGCTTTACGATAAAATTAAAACCACTTCAGAAAGCGAAGTGAAAGTGATACCATTGCCAAAAGAAAAATTAAACTGGTCCTCTTATTTAGGCTGGGCCGCTTCCGTACTATTAGTAGCTGCATTAGCCTGGATGTACACTCAAAACAACGCACTTAAAAACGAGTTGCAAAGTTCTTCACAAGCAACTGTTAGCCTAGAAAAGCAAATTGAAGAAGCTAAATCGTCTTTGGTAAAATCTGAAGAATTATTAAGCACCATAAGAAATAAAGACATTCAAGTCATAGCCCTAGGCGGCCAGGCAGTTGATCCAAATTCGTATGCCAAGGCCTATTGGAACAAAAAAGAACAGCAGGTTTTTATTGATGCACAAGGACTTCCTGACCCTCCAGATGGTATGGTCTATCAAGTTTGGTCTTTAAAACTCGACCCCCTTACACCTACGAGTATGGGGCTATTAGAAAATTTTATTACTGACGATAATCGAGTTTTTGCATTAGCAAATCCGAATGAATCAGAAGCTTTTGGGATAACCCTAGAGCCGGCCGGAGGAAGTGAATCCCCGAATTTAGAGCAACTATATACTTTGGGTGCAGTGTAG
- a CDS encoding VOC family protein gives MDKIINGIQQMGIGVVNAKDVFNWYRTFLGFDILVFEDEAEAALMTRYTDNISYKRIALLALNLKGGGGLEIWQFKDRVPKISKEKLLLGDLGINIMKVRSTKIKENHTIFQKLQLSILGELESIDTLRSHFFCADPWHNLVQLVEHEEQYTSTKSLSGGVMGAVIGVSNMAISIKFYQQLLGYDIVYFDEKGVFKDFENLPGGKNTFHRVILRHSKRAVGGFGELLGSSEIELIQVLNRTPLKIYKDRLWGDVGYIHLCFDIHGMTAFKEEAALHNFSFTVDSTDSFDMGDAAGQFGYLEDPDGTLIEMVETHKVPIFKKWGIYIDLKKRNPTNPLPKWMIKAMKIHRVKKDL, from the coding sequence ATGGATAAAATAATTAACGGTATTCAACAAATGGGTATAGGTGTGGTAAATGCCAAAGATGTTTTTAACTGGTATCGCACTTTTTTGGGATTTGATATCCTTGTATTTGAAGATGAGGCAGAAGCTGCCTTGATGACGCGATATACAGATAATATTAGCTATAAAAGAATTGCATTGCTAGCCTTAAATCTGAAGGGCGGCGGCGGCTTAGAAATTTGGCAATTCAAAGATAGGGTGCCTAAAATATCCAAAGAAAAACTTTTATTAGGTGATTTAGGCATCAATATAATGAAAGTCCGCAGTACTAAAATTAAAGAAAATCACACTATTTTTCAAAAGTTACAGCTTTCAATTTTAGGTGAACTAGAATCCATCGATACGCTAAGATCTCATTTTTTTTGTGCTGACCCATGGCATAATTTAGTGCAACTTGTAGAGCACGAAGAGCAATATACGAGTACCAAATCTCTAAGTGGCGGAGTTATGGGAGCTGTTATTGGTGTTTCGAATATGGCTATTTCAATTAAATTTTACCAACAATTATTGGGATATGATATCGTGTATTTCGATGAGAAAGGAGTTTTTAAGGATTTTGAGAATTTACCCGGAGGAAAAAACACATTTCATAGAGTGATTCTAAGACATTCAAAAAGAGCCGTTGGCGGCTTCGGTGAATTGTTAGGAAGTTCAGAAATTGAATTAATACAGGTATTAAATCGTACACCTTTGAAAATCTATAAAGACAGGTTATGGGGTGATGTCGGGTATATCCATTTGTGTTTTGATATACATGGTATGACCGCCTTTAAAGAAGAGGCTGCACTACACAACTTTTCATTTACAGTTGATAGTACAGACAGTTTTGATATGGGAGATGCTGCCGGCCAGTTTGGTTATTTAGAAGATCCTGATGGGACTTTAATAGAAATGGTAGAAACACATAAAGTACCTATTTTTAAAAAGTGGGGTATTTACATCGATTTAAAAAAACGAAACCCTACAAACCCATTGCCGAAATGGATGATCAAAGCCATGAAAATTCACCGCGTCAAAAAGGATTTATAA
- a CDS encoding TIGR04283 family arsenosugar biosynthesis glycosyltransferase — translation MISIIIPAHNEEANLKYLIPYLEHITKEKAVEIIVVLSATNSDNSVQIPCSLTTTIVTCEQSGRAIQMNCGTAQAKGDYLVFLHADVKPPKNFIVDIQQAFKARYEAGFFSYKFDKENFLLRINASFTAKDSLFTGGGDQCLFIKKTVFTDLGKFNEQQVIMEDFEFFKRMKKNRVNYTIIKNDLIVSARKYETNSYLKVNASNLLLVLLFKYGYPPEKLKSLHHKLLKIPYTNKQ, via the coding sequence ATGATTTCTATTATAATTCCAGCACATAACGAAGAAGCCAATCTTAAATATTTAATACCTTATTTAGAGCACATAACAAAAGAAAAGGCAGTCGAAATTATTGTTGTATTATCGGCAACAAATAGCGACAATAGTGTTCAAATTCCGTGTTCGTTAACTACGACAATTGTTACCTGTGAGCAAAGTGGAAGAGCTATACAAATGAACTGTGGAACAGCACAAGCGAAAGGTGATTATTTGGTTTTTTTACATGCCGATGTAAAGCCACCTAAGAATTTTATTGTGGATATTCAACAGGCATTTAAGGCTAGGTATGAAGCTGGGTTTTTTTCGTATAAGTTTGATAAAGAAAATTTTCTCTTGCGCATAAACGCTTCATTTACGGCTAAAGATAGCTTATTTACGGGGGGTGGTGACCAATGTTTGTTTATAAAAAAAACTGTTTTTACAGACTTAGGTAAGTTTAATGAACAACAAGTCATCATGGAAGATTTTGAGTTTTTTAAGCGAATGAAAAAAAATAGGGTCAACTATACCATTATCAAAAATGATTTAATTGTATCGGCTCGGAAATACGAAACGAATTCTTATCTAAAAGTGAATGCCTCTAATTTATTGCTCGTTCTCTTGTTTAAGTACGGCTATCCTCCCGAAAAATTAAAATCGCTACATCATAAATTACTTAAAATACCCTATACCAACAAACAATAG
- a CDS encoding DUF547 domain-containing protein, producing MSKLAIKLLVYTIIFFFINHNVTGQNSENTPIKLTKQSEQFLKNIKSGKSTSEFRTQLATTSIETLEKSLVTDLEKLAFWVNIYNGYIQIVLAENPDLYNDRGSFFKKKQIPIAGDTVSFEKIEHGIIRKSQWPLGLGYVRKWFPNALERKLRVENRDYRIHFALNCGAKDCPPVAIYEADKLDAQFNKGTEKYLKDTSIYEKDNKKVIITPLFSWFRGDFGGKKEVKRILKEFKIIPATEKIEIDYKNYDWTLDLDNWTEL from the coding sequence ATGTCGAAATTAGCCATTAAACTACTAGTATACACCATTATCTTTTTTTTTATAAACCATAATGTTACCGGACAGAATAGCGAAAATACCCCGATAAAACTTACGAAACAATCTGAACAATTTTTAAAAAATATAAAGTCAGGAAAAAGCACCTCAGAATTTAGAACTCAACTTGCCACTACTTCTATTGAAACATTAGAAAAAAGTCTAGTCACTGATTTAGAAAAATTAGCTTTTTGGGTGAATATTTATAACGGATATATTCAAATAGTTTTAGCTGAAAATCCTGATTTATATAATGATAGAGGATCATTTTTTAAGAAAAAACAAATCCCAATTGCAGGTGACACTGTATCCTTTGAAAAAATAGAGCACGGTATTATTCGCAAATCACAATGGCCTTTAGGTTTGGGATATGTTAGAAAGTGGTTTCCTAATGCATTAGAACGAAAATTAAGAGTCGAGAACCGAGATTATCGCATACATTTTGCCTTAAATTGTGGCGCCAAAGACTGTCCACCAGTAGCGATTTATGAAGCTGATAAGCTTGATGCACAGTTTAATAAAGGAACAGAAAAGTATTTAAAAGACACATCGATCTACGAAAAAGATAATAAAAAGGTCATTATCACCCCTTTATTTAGTTGGTTTAGAGGTGATTTTGGTGGTAAAAAAGAAGTGAAGCGTATTTTAAAAGAATTTAAAATTATCCCTGCAACCGAAAAAATCGAAATAGATTATAAAAACTATGATTGGACTTTAGATTTAGATAATTGGACAGAATTATAA
- a CDS encoding TonB-dependent receptor domain-containing protein, with protein sequence MKIINILIGFLFCFSSGFSQELKGKLVNQQNKPIEGAYILNLNSEKHTHTNELGFFKLDENSLGDTLRIGALGYEKLNFIISKEDFLKRITLLLNEQSLELDEVVIRPNLNGLNVISDIDLKTTPVRSSQELLQKVPGLIIGQHAGGGKAEQLFLRGFDIDHGTDIAISVDGMPVNMVSHAHGQGYADLHFLIPETMDNIDFGKGPYYAHAGNFSTAAYVAFETKDMLPNNLLKLEYGDFGWNRTLGMFNLLKTENSNAFVATEYMQFDGAFETPQNFSRLNVFSKYNTRFKDGSTFSLSASHFTSTWDASGQIPQRAVDSGLISRFGAIDDTEGGTTERTNLNAEVLKVIDENTFVKSNVFYTNYKFLLYSNFTFFLEDPVNGDQIKQQEDRNIFGFKSELYKNLNWKKGDAVLKAGVGFRTDNVNDVELSNTLNRSQTLNTIQLGDVKETNSFAYASLDYKSNKWSIIPGLRVDNFNFNYVDELQTAYTNLLASKTAFSPKLNFLYRENEDLQFFLKSGIGFHSNDTRVIVAQTGEDILPAAYGSDLGTIWRPFSKLLVNAAAWYLYLEQEFVYVGDAGIVEPSGKTERFGLDLGLRYQLTDWLFFNTDATLTKARSLEEASGNDYIPLAPNFTMAGGFSVLDLGRFSGGLRYRFIDDRPANEDNSIIAEGYFVTDLNANYQISKNLNIGMSIENLFDTEWNETQFATESRLANEANSVEEIHFIPGTPLFIKANLSFTF encoded by the coding sequence ATGAAAATAATCAATATACTTATAGGCTTTTTGTTTTGCTTTAGTTCTGGCTTTTCTCAGGAGTTAAAAGGTAAATTAGTAAATCAGCAAAATAAACCGATAGAGGGCGCCTATATTTTAAATTTAAATTCGGAAAAGCATACACATACCAATGAATTAGGTTTTTTTAAGTTAGATGAAAATAGCCTAGGAGATACCTTGCGCATAGGAGCATTAGGCTATGAAAAATTAAATTTTATAATTTCTAAGGAAGATTTTTTAAAACGAATTACCTTACTATTAAACGAACAGTCTTTAGAATTAGATGAGGTTGTTATTCGCCCTAACTTAAACGGATTAAATGTTATTTCTGATATCGATTTAAAAACTACCCCGGTACGTTCTTCACAGGAATTACTGCAAAAAGTTCCAGGCTTAATTATCGGTCAACATGCCGGTGGAGGTAAAGCAGAACAATTATTTTTAAGAGGTTTTGATATTGATCATGGAACTGATATTGCTATTTCTGTAGACGGCATGCCTGTAAATATGGTTTCTCATGCGCATGGTCAAGGCTATGCTGATTTACATTTTTTAATCCCAGAAACTATGGATAATATTGATTTTGGAAAAGGTCCTTATTATGCCCATGCTGGTAATTTTTCAACCGCAGCCTATGTGGCATTTGAGACGAAAGATATGTTGCCCAACAACCTATTAAAGCTAGAGTATGGTGATTTTGGCTGGAATAGAACTTTAGGGATGTTTAATCTATTAAAAACAGAAAACAGCAATGCCTTTGTAGCCACAGAGTATATGCAGTTTGATGGTGCTTTCGAAACACCTCAAAATTTTTCAAGGTTAAATGTTTTTAGTAAATACAACACCAGATTTAAAGATGGGAGTACCTTTTCGTTAAGTGCATCTCATTTTACGAGTACTTGGGATGCTTCTGGTCAAATTCCTCAGCGGGCTGTAGATAGCGGACTTATCTCAAGATTTGGAGCCATTGATGATACCGAAGGAGGTACCACAGAACGCACCAATCTGAACGCAGAAGTATTAAAAGTGATAGATGAAAATACCTTTGTAAAGTCTAATGTGTTTTATACCAATTACAAATTTTTATTGTACTCTAATTTTACTTTTTTCTTAGAAGATCCTGTAAACGGAGATCAAATAAAACAGCAGGAAGACCGAAATATTTTTGGATTCAAATCTGAACTTTACAAAAACTTAAACTGGAAAAAGGGCGATGCTGTTTTAAAAGCAGGAGTGGGTTTTAGAACCGATAATGTAAATGATGTAGAACTTTCAAATACCTTAAATCGCAGTCAGACTTTAAATACCATACAGCTAGGGGATGTTAAAGAAACGAATAGTTTTGCTTATGCAAGTCTTGATTATAAGAGCAATAAATGGTCAATTATTCCTGGCCTACGCGTGGATAACTTTAACTTTAATTATGTAGATGAATTGCAAACGGCATACACCAATTTATTGGCATCTAAAACTGCTTTTTCACCTAAACTAAATTTTTTATATCGTGAAAATGAAGATTTACAATTCTTTTTAAAATCAGGAATTGGTTTCCATTCAAACGATACCCGGGTCATTGTGGCGCAAACAGGAGAAGACATTTTACCGGCTGCTTATGGGTCAGATTTAGGGACTATTTGGAGACCGTTTTCAAAACTATTAGTAAATGCTGCCGCCTGGTACTTATATTTAGAACAAGAATTTGTATATGTCGGTGATGCAGGTATTGTAGAACCCAGTGGTAAAACAGAGCGTTTTGGCTTAGATTTAGGCCTGCGCTATCAGCTAACTGACTGGTTGTTTTTTAATACCGATGCTACTCTCACCAAGGCGAGGAGCCTCGAGGAGGCAAGCGGAAACGATTATATTCCATTGGCTCCCAATTTTACTATGGCAGGGGGTTTCAGTGTGCTTGATTTAGGAAGATTTTCAGGAGGCTTGCGTTATCGATTTATTGATGATAGACCAGCAAACGAAGATAATTCTATCATTGCAGAAGGGTATTTTGTAACCGATTTAAATGCGAATTATCAAATCTCAAAAAATTTAAATATAGGTATGTCCATAGAGAATTTATTTGATACGGAATGGAATGAAACGCAATTTGCAACCGAATCGCGATTAGCAAATGAAGCCAATTCGGTCGAAGAGATTCATTTTATTCCAGGTACACCGTTATTTATTAAAGCGAATCTGAGTTTTACATTCTAA
- a CDS encoding CDC27 family protein encodes MKQILYISLFTILFSCQSETKNKITHADDYHQYLNSAAPETSSKYFDLWNSKIQPDSIQLTSFGIVAGQYDSYFKATGDIEYLKKAEKALEKAVEIAAVGRAGYRRALARNYISQHRFKEALVQAETAQKIGGGRLETQSLLFDVHMELGNYPLAKNYLDSITDLNNFDFLIRAAKWNDYKGDLSSTINYMEQATKKAENTKNEALTLWAYTNLADYYGHDGNIKKSYDLYLKALHLDPQNAYAKKGIAWIVFSHEQNPKEALRILEAVTKNYKAPDYYLLKAEIAEFMGNEKESFMHLDTYFASVKNPKYGDMYNAYNIDLFLNKTEQLDKALVLAEREVANRPTPEAYHFLAASYLKLGDKEKALDIVQNYIEGKTFEPAILYTAAEIYKVNGKNTQVKVLKQELSEAIYELGPFMKPKIEAL; translated from the coding sequence ATGAAACAGATACTCTATATATCCCTATTTACTATATTGTTTTCTTGTCAATCTGAAACAAAAAATAAAATTACACATGCTGATGACTATCATCAGTACTTAAATTCAGCAGCTCCAGAAACTTCTTCAAAATATTTTGATTTGTGGAACTCAAAAATTCAACCCGATAGTATTCAACTCACCAGTTTTGGTATTGTTGCTGGGCAGTATGACAGCTATTTTAAGGCAACAGGTGACATCGAATATTTAAAAAAAGCGGAAAAGGCCTTAGAAAAAGCAGTAGAAATTGCCGCGGTGGGCAGAGCTGGGTATAGAAGAGCCCTAGCAAGAAATTATATTTCGCAGCATAGGTTTAAAGAGGCACTTGTACAGGCTGAAACGGCCCAAAAAATAGGAGGGGGACGCTTAGAAACCCAAAGTCTATTGTTTGATGTGCATATGGAATTGGGAAACTATCCTCTTGCAAAAAACTATTTAGACAGTATTACTGACTTAAATAATTTTGATTTTTTAATTCGCGCTGCAAAATGGAATGATTATAAAGGAGATTTATCCTCTACCATCAATTATATGGAGCAGGCTACCAAAAAAGCTGAAAACACGAAAAATGAAGCCTTAACGTTGTGGGCCTATACCAATTTAGCAGATTATTATGGCCATGACGGGAATATCAAAAAATCCTACGACTTATATTTAAAAGCGCTGCATTTAGATCCTCAAAACGCCTATGCAAAAAAGGGTATTGCTTGGATTGTTTTTTCTCACGAACAAAACCCAAAGGAAGCCTTGCGAATTTTAGAGGCGGTGACCAAAAACTACAAAGCACCTGATTACTACCTATTGAAAGCTGAAATAGCAGAGTTTATGGGTAATGAAAAAGAATCTTTTATGCATTTAGATACCTATTTTGCTTCGGTGAAAAATCCAAAATACGGAGATATGTACAATGCCTATAACATTGATTTATTTTTAAATAAAACAGAACAGCTTGACAAGGCTTTAGTACTCGCTGAACGTGAAGTTGCAAATAGACCAACACCAGAAGCCTATCACTTTTTAGCAGCCAGCTATTTAAAGTTGGGTGATAAAGAAAAGGCATTAGATATTGTTCAAAATTATATTGAAGGAAAAACTTTTGAACCTGCCATTTTATATACAGCAGCAGAAATTTATAAAGTAAATGGAAAAAATACTCAGGTAAAAGTTCTAAAGCAAGAATTATCAGAAGCTATTTATGAATTGGGTCCATTCATGAAACCCAAAATTGAAGCTTTATAA